The sequence GACCATGCACAATGTGGAAAGTCTTGTCCGCCGGTTTTCCCTTGTTCCGCTCCCATCCTCCGGTAATCAGCGAAATGGAACCATTCGGGAAGTAGAACATGTGTTTTCTTACGGCATGACTCGAAAAGGGGCACGGTGCTGGCCGGTTAGCACTGCTGTGGGAATCGATAAACAGGTGTTAAGTAGTGCATCCAGCAAGCAGTTGTAACGACATCACTTCTAAATTTATATTTCAAACGGACTGTTCCTGGTTGGCTGTTTTTTGGTGATCGGTTTTCTCTTTTTGAGTGAGATAATACTGAGCAAATACTTGGCTAACCTTGACAATTCTGGTTATTTCATGGTTACCGGGTTAGGTACTATGTAAATATTGTTTCAGTGATTAGTGCGTCTTTGGCGTAAAATTGCAACAGCTTCTAGTCGGTAGCACAAAATCTTCGTTTGTACCAAGTCAACACTCGACTAGAAGCGCACAATGCTGCCCGTTGATGTCAGACTGGCAAACATCGATTGCGCGACACAAAGGTCATCAAAAAAACACTCTATTGGGTATAAATTCGCGGCATTTTCCATCGGGCTTGACACTCGCATCCGAACAATCATTCCAGTAGTTgttgaaatttcaaaatgttGAAGTTTACCATTGTTTGGGTGGCAATTTTCGGTGCAGTGCTTGCTGCGCCTCAACAGCAGAGAAGCCAGTTTGAAGATCCCAACGGTATTACCGTGCTGCGGCAAAATGCCATCAACAACAACGAAGCAGGCTACCAGTTCACGTgagttctgcgttttcaaactcGTGGATTGCTAGGGgagagtttgttttttttgatAGCTAATGTCATTGTTGAACAGGTATGAGCAAAGTAACAAGCAAATCTTCTCGGAACTCGGCACTCCGAAGGATACCAACGGCGGTGCACGGATTCTGGCGGTGGAAGGAGCTTACAGTTTCGTCGGTCCGGATGGACAGACCCACTGGGTGACCTATCGGGCGGACGAGAACGGATTCCTACCAAAAACGGGAACTGGTGCATCCGGTGGAATTCAGCCGGGACAGGATGCTCCTGTGCGAACCTAACGGGTGGCAGTAGTGAATGGTTCGATGGATCGTTTGGAATTACTAGAGGAGTTGTGGTGTTCATATTATTTTTGTTTAACAAAGCAAAATTGAGCAGATTGTACAACAATACTTCAGTTCTTAAGGTgatgataaataaaatattaccaCACAAGTAGaacaaaaactttcaaacgTGCAATTCGTAAAAGACgaactattttttttacaatgtaggcaatttgttacaaaatgttTGATATTTAGCAGGACTGTTTCGTGGAAGCAttcagcactttttgtcttcCGTTTATTGAAAATTGTACGGTAAAAACTTTCTTAATCTTACACGCTCTGGATTGACATACTCCATTCATCTACAATTTACATTTTTCTGTCTTCAGTCTTctatttgagccgattttatttctctctcatgtttcgttatattaccaggaaactggagcagaaaaaatggcgcgtctATAGAAATCGACTGACCTGCACAAAAATTTTTATCgcaataacatatatgtttttatgcactaatcgcatctaaattttttaatttagacattgtcaggatagatttttgatccatgcttttgaaggtgaaatattcaatgaacaaattaAAAGACggtgttttcagctatgcaattctttcttCAGAAACAAGACTTTCCCGATTGCTAAAGTCAATgattcattctgaaattttcacagaataatccaaaataattttccaagagattgtcagttgggttttttgatattcgttctcagtatctgagaaaattagatttaaagcgtgaaaatagccctctaaatcactctaaaacacactggcctcagccattAACGATTGTTTGCGCGATAGAATCACACGAGGAGAAAATGTTTCGATCCACTCAAGCGACACCAACTTTGTTCTTTCAACAGAGTCGACGCCAACGCTGTTTTTCGTAATGTTAGCATTCAAttatgtgtttatttttttgacgtgaatacgtcttactttactatggggtgccctttcaaaatttaccctctggaagagtgataagattttgatcgtgaatatctcttattttattcaacgtatcaacatattttttcctccccgtcatcggagatatgatcaccaatttgtgatagaattttcGGCAGCATGAGACAATCACAAATAGTTCTAAATTATTTGATAACTAAGACGGCTATAATTTGATTcttcattcattctagcctgcgtagTTACCTCGTTCAGTTCAGCCCGGGATTCTGGTCCAGAATACAATTCTAGACTGAAATGCGGACTGAAATGCGGTTTCCGAATGCAAgcacagatttttttcatttccaggatacatatttaaaattcatttccTCTTCCAGAGCCCAGGGCTGGAATCGAGTtcatgaattctggaacttaaaCCGAATTTGAAAACTCGATTCTAAACCTGGATTTTAGAACCGAAATCTTGGAACCGAAAGATCAGGATCTTGATTCTAGACTTGGacttttaaaattaatttcggaaataaattcTGGACTTGGAACTGAAATTGAGGTTCGTATCAGAATTATGTTTCCAAATTCCTGTCCAGActtagaattcaggttcagaattctgaaactgcagACCGTGATCCAggatcagaattcagattcaaaaccCAGTTGTATTTCCAGAGCTCAGTTGAAAAGTGCATTTCAGAAAGCAGGTCTAGAATTTCATGCCAAAATTCACTTTCAAgattctagaagtgtaactgaagtcaggaaatatattcaaaaaaatttcgaattaaaTTCTGCAGCTTCGAAACTGAGTCAGTTTCGAAGCTGAAACCAAACTCAGTTTcgaagctgaattctggatccaaaATTGTATTGTAAACTGAATCCTAGACCGGAAATCTGTAATTTAAACTCTGAACTTAGTTCCTGgtttcgaatttagttccagatcacAGATTCATGGACCGGTTTAACTCAGTTTCAGGATTCAGTTCCCAagtttaggttcagaattcagtaccaGAAGCTGGCATCAAAATTaaacttcaaaattcagttcaagCATTCAACTTCAACActcggttccagaattcagattctttaCAATAAAGAAACTAAACCactaattttattcgtattcatgtcatccggttatgtatctgacattacccacccaccttttttattcaatgataTGTTTGATAAGATTAGCTCTAAGACGCCGAGGGCAATTAtgtgtttagaatatttttgggacgtatgaaatatgcaaaaaggtgggtgggtaatgtcaaagacaaaaCTAaagaacgtgaatacgaataaaactgatctgcatctttcacacttccgaatatcataaATCGTTCGTAGTAGTTGATTGTATGAGTTTTCGCAAATTTTATCAcgttgcttccagaattgtaac comes from Malaya genurostris strain Urasoe2022 chromosome 3, Malgen_1.1, whole genome shotgun sequence and encodes:
- the LOC131436437 gene encoding larval cuticle protein 65Ag1-like, translated to MLKFTIVWVAIFGAVLAAPQQQRSQFEDPNGITVLRQNAINNNEAGYQFTYEQSNKQIFSELGTPKDTNGGARILAVEGAYSFVGPDGQTHWVTYRADENGFLPKTGTGASGGIQPGQDAPVRT